The following proteins are encoded in a genomic region of Alistipes shahii WAL 8301:
- a CDS encoding SusD/RagB family nutrient-binding outer membrane lipoprotein — MKMLKYILIPALLLTAASACMTKFEEYNTNPNEMEQWKISPAGMIQELLYSGTEVFLYRTWQLNGELIQYTIAGSGNNTYHRYVIENSVGASAWSNLYMQAANADHMRQLAVRKEDPNYEAIALTLRTLFLQNIADLFGDAPYSQAFKGSSEGIKQPVFDSQEAVYRALLADLEHANSLYDSSLKLPSAERDLLYKGDISKWRKFNNSLYLRLLMRLSNRNAAMGVAAKIAEIFNNPDRYPVFASNGDNAKMSYESVEPFVNYWGTKLNTQFTTSTGRRPAEQIVDMMNHSGDPRIGIWFQQPSGAEGWKGGQSGIESQEADFTGIANLNKANLGDYASPYALMKYDEVLFIQAEAIQRGWIAGDAAACYQNAIRASINYWKEVDTTGLNITDKVIENFLANVPYDGTLESIINQKYVALFWVGYEAWADYRRTGYPVLTIGSGTFNDHILPTRLVYPTNTMETNKENYNAAVERLRTYYGGADDMKTPVWWSKAAVDKGIK; from the coding sequence ATGAAAATGCTGAAATATATCTTGATCCCGGCCCTGCTGCTCACGGCGGCAAGCGCCTGTATGACCAAATTCGAAGAATACAATACCAACCCCAACGAAATGGAACAGTGGAAGATATCCCCTGCGGGCATGATCCAGGAACTGCTCTATTCGGGGACCGAGGTATTCCTCTACCGGACCTGGCAGCTCAACGGCGAGCTGATCCAGTATACGATCGCCGGCTCGGGCAACAATACCTACCACCGTTATGTGATCGAGAATTCGGTGGGTGCGTCGGCCTGGAGCAATCTCTACATGCAGGCGGCCAATGCCGACCACATGCGCCAATTGGCTGTCCGGAAAGAAGACCCCAATTACGAGGCTATTGCACTCACGTTGCGGACGCTGTTCCTGCAGAACATTGCCGACCTGTTCGGCGACGCTCCCTATTCGCAGGCTTTCAAAGGTTCGTCCGAGGGTATCAAACAGCCGGTGTTCGACTCGCAGGAGGCGGTCTACCGGGCGCTGCTTGCCGACCTGGAGCATGCCAATTCGCTTTACGACAGTTCGTTGAAACTACCCAGCGCCGAGCGTGACCTGCTCTACAAAGGCGATATCTCGAAATGGCGCAAGTTCAACAATTCGCTCTACCTGCGCCTGCTCATGCGGTTGAGCAACCGCAATGCGGCCATGGGCGTTGCCGCGAAGATCGCCGAAATCTTCAATAATCCGGACCGGTATCCGGTTTTTGCAAGCAACGGCGACAATGCCAAAATGTCTTATGAAAGCGTGGAGCCTTTCGTCAACTACTGGGGCACGAAGCTGAATACGCAGTTCACCACCTCGACCGGACGCCGCCCTGCGGAGCAGATCGTCGACATGATGAATCATTCGGGCGATCCGCGCATCGGTATCTGGTTCCAGCAACCGTCGGGCGCCGAGGGTTGGAAAGGCGGCCAAAGCGGTATCGAATCGCAGGAGGCCGATTTTACGGGTATCGCAAACCTCAACAAAGCCAATCTGGGCGATTATGCTTCACCTTACGCGCTGATGAAGTACGACGAAGTGCTGTTCATCCAGGCCGAAGCCATCCAGCGCGGATGGATCGCGGGGGACGCCGCCGCCTGTTACCAGAACGCCATCCGGGCTTCGATCAATTACTGGAAAGAGGTGGATACGACGGGACTGAACATCACCGACAAGGTGATCGAGAATTTCCTGGCGAATGTCCCCTACGACGGAACGCTCGAATCGATCATCAACCAGAAATACGTGGCCCTGTTCTGGGTCGGTTACGAGGCGTGGGCCGATTATCGCCGCACGGGGTATCCGGTGTTGACGATCGGCAGCGGTACGTTCAACGACCACATCCTGCCGACGCGTCTGGTCTATCCGACCAATACGATGGAGACCAACAAGGAGAATTACAATGCGGCCGTCGAACGCCTGAGGACCTACTACGGCGGCGCCGACGACATGAAGACCCCCGTCTGGTGGAGTAAGGCTGCCGTCGACAAAGGAATCAAATAA
- a CDS encoding BACON domain-containing protein: MKTMIKRLCIFAAGAAALVSAALATSCEKDETQEKYVYILDNDKNGIQEVSFNTAGGTQDFLMYSNYGSWKLVPTYEEDLEWLSYWPTEGVGDARFSAMVEKNTTAYQRHGTLNIVVDGLSVATIRFNQAGDEPKLKVNVKESGKTVSVKGETFTVGVESNIDWVAELVDPADASWVTIGDFTPVSQTFTCAANPGSEPREAQVRIRAYGTSVSCVFAIMQADRSSAFEEAEKITVADLLAMGEGKIARNVYVAGSVISDRTTRNYPVAYSTGGGEQVNNTMFIQDETGGLWIEFDDAADNTCDLNQVVTLHMYGQHIERDAYTNGLKIAGLSSTAVQSAVAGTPVEPVVIDDLTKLPAYENRLVTLRNVEFALPYGTLVNINEGVSYLGIKQGAAYQASADYNDLTIEYGHYLRDAKGNTAKLYTTWSFTERALSMIPEGAGDITGIVNKRYKCDVYDGRDQMRRPVESWCVRIRRESDITNFKAPAASRLSKTVMQIGPWTDNAGAMQSVTASVGQGQLKHSVGEDVLGSTSGNTQQMYLAWAHARCTAATWDAVKNAWLPAYGNTKGVQYVAVMAQGWWKNTAAVNTDTDGCCWILSNLSTKGFTGQISLQFTASSNTAGPMYFQMEWADTDNAKTWTPIGNEYVASNWHNSIAAPEYLFVLPDELKDRESFSIRLRATRQRNASDTENTASGTSRIGVVRMSCLDL; this comes from the coding sequence ATGAAAACGATGATAAAACGTCTTTGCATCTTTGCCGCCGGGGCGGCCGCCTTGGTTTCGGCGGCGCTGGCCACGTCGTGCGAAAAGGACGAGACGCAGGAGAAATATGTCTATATCCTCGATAACGACAAAAACGGGATTCAGGAGGTGTCGTTCAATACGGCGGGCGGGACACAGGATTTTCTGATGTACTCCAACTACGGAAGCTGGAAACTCGTACCCACCTACGAAGAGGACCTCGAATGGCTGTCCTACTGGCCGACGGAGGGTGTCGGCGACGCCCGTTTCTCGGCCATGGTCGAGAAGAATACGACGGCCTACCAGCGCCACGGGACATTGAATATCGTGGTCGACGGCCTTTCGGTGGCGACGATCCGGTTCAACCAGGCGGGCGACGAGCCCAAACTGAAGGTCAACGTCAAGGAGTCGGGCAAGACCGTTTCGGTCAAGGGCGAGACCTTCACCGTGGGCGTCGAGTCGAATATCGACTGGGTGGCCGAACTGGTCGATCCGGCCGATGCCTCGTGGGTTACGATCGGCGACTTCACGCCTGTGAGCCAAACTTTCACCTGTGCGGCGAATCCGGGCTCCGAGCCGCGTGAAGCGCAGGTGCGTATCCGGGCTTACGGCACTTCGGTGTCGTGTGTGTTCGCCATCATGCAGGCCGACCGGTCGAGCGCCTTCGAGGAGGCCGAAAAGATCACGGTCGCCGACCTGCTGGCGATGGGCGAGGGTAAGATCGCGCGCAACGTCTATGTCGCGGGCAGCGTGATCAGCGACCGCACGACGCGCAACTATCCGGTGGCCTATTCGACCGGAGGCGGCGAGCAGGTGAACAACACGATGTTCATCCAGGACGAGACCGGAGGCCTGTGGATCGAATTCGACGATGCGGCGGACAATACCTGCGACCTGAACCAGGTCGTTACGCTCCACATGTACGGACAGCATATCGAACGCGACGCCTATACCAACGGATTGAAGATTGCCGGGCTTTCGTCGACGGCCGTACAGAGCGCCGTGGCGGGAACACCCGTCGAACCGGTCGTGATTGATGACCTGACGAAGCTGCCGGCGTATGAGAACCGGCTGGTGACGCTGCGCAACGTTGAATTCGCATTGCCTTACGGGACGCTGGTCAACATCAACGAAGGGGTGTCGTACCTCGGTATCAAACAGGGAGCCGCCTATCAGGCTTCGGCGGATTACAACGACCTGACGATCGAGTACGGCCATTACCTGCGCGACGCCAAGGGCAATACGGCTAAACTCTACACCACGTGGTCGTTCACCGAGCGGGCGCTTTCGATGATTCCCGAAGGGGCCGGCGATATCACGGGTATCGTCAACAAGCGTTACAAATGCGACGTTTACGACGGCCGCGACCAGATGCGCCGTCCGGTCGAGAGTTGGTGCGTGCGCATCCGCCGCGAGTCGGACATCACCAACTTCAAGGCCCCGGCCGCAAGCCGCCTTTCGAAGACCGTCATGCAGATCGGTCCGTGGACCGACAATGCAGGCGCCATGCAGTCGGTGACGGCGTCCGTCGGACAGGGACAGCTCAAACATTCGGTCGGCGAGGACGTGCTGGGATCGACTTCGGGAAATACGCAGCAGATGTACCTGGCGTGGGCGCATGCCCGTTGTACGGCGGCGACATGGGATGCGGTGAAGAATGCATGGCTCCCGGCCTACGGCAACACCAAAGGGGTGCAGTATGTCGCCGTGATGGCGCAGGGGTGGTGGAAAAATACCGCTGCGGTCAATACCGATACGGACGGTTGCTGCTGGATTCTCTCGAACCTCTCGACGAAAGGCTTTACGGGGCAGATTTCACTCCAGTTTACGGCCTCGAGCAACACCGCAGGCCCGATGTACTTCCAGATGGAGTGGGCCGATACGGACAATGCCAAAACCTGGACGCCGATCGGCAACGAATACGTGGCTTCGAACTGGCACAACAGCATCGCAGCGCCCGAATACCTCTTCGTGCTGCCCGACGAGCTGAAAGACCGCGAAAGTTTCTCGATCCGTCTGCGGGCTACCCGCCAGCGCAATGCCAGCGACACGGAGAACACCGCTTCGGGAACCAGCCGCATCGGTGTCGTACGCATGTCGTGCCTCGATTTATAA
- a CDS encoding calcineurin-like phosphoesterase family protein, translated as MKIGQFKLKMLFVLFAGFLLAAGCSESDSPEFEQSRRLVRNLYLAPVMSVYAGQTLTLQGVGFEAGDVVSFRADAAVFDLPVSGVTAKTARVVIPAAIARESYDVYVVRGAQEQYVATVKIYLTTDQEVPDKEGMNIKGIVFCGDKGVPGVRVSDGLQTVTTDENGYYWIPSLKTLGYVFITIPQGYLPAALDNNMMMGFWAGLTDEAGVCEKHNFELVEADTENHVMLVGADLHLADKQNDLRNFKNGFIAETQAFADASSVPVFCLMAGDMTWDRYWYDRNFRLPHYRQWLSRNGYSVPVFHAMGNHDNDPYVQGDAPGQLSYCRTLGPNYYSFNLGKVHYVVLDDIDWINTGGSDGVLGSRDYNRVVSLAQMTWLAEDLAAVEDKTAPLVVCLHVQLYENYNASFANTAKMPSATGGTGALMNAVRDFSEVHFITGHTHHNSTMVINDKVIEHNTAAVCETWWWSTFFSDRAICVDGSPAGYGIYTVNSTDVKWSYKGIGEPAGYQFRTYDMNTVKKHLDNSTYKALLAQYASRDNKGDDYGKVGDNVVYINVWNYDPAWKVEVREDGSPLEVKRVFDRDPLHTITFDIPRVEAKYEANADWASCCSSHMFSVTASSPVSELEITVTDRFGNVYSERMKRPKAFVKTSK; from the coding sequence ATGAAAATAGGTCAATTCAAATTGAAAATGCTCTTCGTCCTGTTCGCGGGCTTCCTGCTCGCGGCAGGGTGCTCGGAGAGCGATTCCCCGGAGTTCGAACAGTCCCGGAGGCTAGTGCGCAATCTCTACCTCGCGCCCGTTATGAGCGTGTATGCCGGGCAGACGCTGACCCTGCAGGGAGTAGGCTTCGAGGCGGGCGACGTGGTTTCGTTCCGGGCCGACGCCGCTGTGTTCGACCTGCCGGTAAGCGGCGTTACGGCCAAGACGGCCCGTGTGGTGATACCTGCGGCGATCGCCCGGGAGAGCTACGACGTTTATGTGGTTCGCGGTGCGCAGGAGCAGTATGTCGCCACGGTGAAAATCTACCTTACGACCGACCAGGAAGTTCCCGACAAGGAGGGCATGAACATCAAGGGCATTGTCTTCTGCGGCGACAAAGGCGTGCCGGGTGTCCGCGTGTCGGACGGGTTGCAGACGGTCACCACCGATGAGAACGGTTACTACTGGATTCCGTCGCTCAAGACGCTGGGGTATGTCTTTATCACGATTCCCCAGGGTTACCTGCCCGCTGCGCTCGATAACAATATGATGATGGGCTTCTGGGCCGGACTGACCGACGAGGCCGGGGTGTGCGAGAAGCATAACTTCGAGCTGGTGGAGGCCGATACCGAAAACCACGTCATGCTGGTGGGCGCCGACCTGCACCTGGCCGACAAGCAGAACGACCTGCGCAATTTCAAAAACGGGTTTATCGCTGAAACGCAGGCTTTTGCCGATGCCAGCTCCGTGCCGGTTTTCTGCCTCATGGCGGGCGACATGACCTGGGACAGGTATTGGTACGACCGTAATTTCCGGCTTCCGCACTACCGGCAGTGGCTTTCCCGGAACGGATATTCCGTGCCCGTATTCCACGCGATGGGCAACCACGATAACGACCCCTATGTGCAGGGCGACGCCCCGGGGCAGCTTTCCTATTGCAGGACGCTGGGGCCGAACTACTATTCGTTCAACCTCGGCAAGGTGCACTACGTGGTACTCGACGACATTGACTGGATCAATACGGGCGGCAGCGACGGCGTGCTGGGCAGCCGCGACTACAACCGCGTCGTGTCGCTGGCGCAGATGACCTGGCTGGCCGAAGACCTGGCTGCCGTCGAGGATAAGACGGCGCCGCTGGTGGTCTGTCTGCATGTCCAGCTCTACGAAAATTACAACGCCTCGTTCGCCAACACGGCCAAGATGCCGAGCGCCACGGGTGGAACCGGGGCGCTGATGAATGCCGTCCGGGATTTCTCCGAGGTGCATTTCATAACGGGGCATACGCACCACAACTCCACGATGGTCATCAACGACAAAGTGATCGAACACAACACGGCCGCCGTCTGCGAAACATGGTGGTGGAGCACTTTCTTTTCCGACCGGGCCATCTGCGTCGACGGGTCGCCTGCCGGTTACGGAATCTATACGGTCAATTCGACCGACGTGAAGTGGAGCTACAAGGGCATCGGCGAACCTGCCGGATACCAGTTCCGCACGTACGACATGAACACCGTGAAAAAGCACCTCGACAACAGCACCTACAAGGCGCTGCTGGCCCAGTATGCGAGCCGTGACAACAAGGGCGACGACTATGGAAAAGTGGGCGATAACGTTGTTTATATCAATGTCTGGAACTACGATCCGGCCTGGAAGGTCGAGGTGCGGGAGGATGGCTCGCCGCTTGAGGTGAAGCGTGTCTTCGACCGCGACCCGCTGCACACGATCACCTTCGACATTCCCCGCGTGGAGGCCAAATACGAAGCCAATGCCGACTGGGCGTCGTGCTGCTCGTCGCACATGTTCAGCGTGACGGCGTCGTCGCCCGTGTCGGAACTCGAAATCACGGTCACCGACCGTTTCGGCAATGTCTATTCGGAACGGATGAAGCGGCCGAAGGCCTTTGTGAAGACCTCGAAATAA
- a CDS encoding BACON domain-containing protein — MKKYSIWLLGFAALVAGACSTDRTGDETLALSASSVSANKRGMTYEGGDVTFDVLSNVYWVINLDEDADWLTVAPRAAYGNQTVKVTAAVNPGGRRSTTLRFDSLDGVTAQIEVTQGSSDELIYYIRTGAGASAVAEPVAVGGYTAWEPEGVGASAVGFSGVNAFVSADTPSSGYDEASGGNNIVLEVPGEGPETVTPSFSVRDVATRDDSYFRLKMGVLAPGGELTPDRFRVLVGNGGDELIALQYEVIDGAGDWKEVLARFWVGEDNPTFDFKVEAPAGGYRIDDFRLYEGNFGEGQEVAFQVGGDDGKPEGYVYFEDDFSWVTDVYGGTDYIGTYPTPLTAETYWNGITAASHGQEAYNALVGSGWKTDDNKLKERVYLRIGYVKMGRGSNAAGCGGGLVSPTLDIRKNRAADLKVTFKCCIYVAANGTWDPSTMQVRVIGPGTVNDGVSTEKVLVMQTETPVQWEEKTLIVYGATDATQLVFESVEETKANRWFLDDVRIVKAGPDDKPSVDLIPLAVPAVTFDQDAATESSVKFTWTEVSQAAEYEYSYTCLNCGEVVASRSGKTTELSAEFTGLIAGTSARLTVRALPAEGDKTYKESAWSDPVEGDVKSSGGGLPQLATPSGVTVSANSAYGFEASWAEVSDATDYTYFVELPNGQVVATGKTWEPRVHIGGLAGKNFGNYPYFNFRVVANHMNYNSSKVEIPQTFRSSEPSAAVRADILPSTATVYFQDDFSWADPWSGSALLATNTDWINTYCTVDTMVRLDLLEKEGTVSLNGWGYDATNKSVYTRPGYIHLNSSSALGNLITPAFTGITGTDDVKVSFDATYFFQYFSGAADTNKTLTASLKGAGTIEGASGGIISFTLSRGNAWEGFSFTITGADATTRVVFAPAVKSKNRVQFDNFRAESLTR; from the coding sequence ATGAAAAAGTACAGTATATGGCTGTTGGGATTCGCGGCGCTGGTCGCCGGGGCCTGCAGTACGGACCGGACCGGGGATGAGACGCTCGCACTCAGCGCTTCTTCGGTCAGCGCCAACAAGCGTGGAATGACCTACGAAGGCGGCGATGTCACGTTCGATGTCCTGTCGAATGTCTATTGGGTGATCAACCTCGACGAAGATGCCGACTGGCTGACCGTCGCGCCCCGTGCGGCGTACGGCAACCAGACGGTGAAGGTCACCGCGGCCGTGAATCCCGGGGGCAGGCGTTCGACGACGCTTCGGTTCGATTCGCTGGACGGCGTGACCGCACAGATCGAGGTGACGCAGGGTTCCTCCGATGAACTTATCTACTACATCCGCACCGGGGCCGGGGCTTCGGCCGTTGCGGAGCCGGTCGCCGTGGGCGGCTATACGGCGTGGGAACCGGAAGGCGTCGGTGCTTCGGCGGTGGGATTCTCCGGCGTAAACGCTTTCGTGTCGGCCGACACGCCTTCGTCGGGCTACGACGAGGCTTCGGGCGGTAACAATATCGTGCTGGAGGTTCCCGGAGAGGGCCCGGAAACTGTGACGCCCTCGTTTTCCGTGCGCGACGTGGCGACCCGTGACGACTCCTATTTCCGTCTGAAGATGGGCGTGCTGGCTCCCGGCGGCGAACTGACGCCCGACCGGTTCCGGGTGCTCGTCGGGAACGGCGGCGACGAACTGATCGCCCTGCAATACGAAGTGATCGACGGCGCAGGCGACTGGAAAGAGGTCCTGGCGCGGTTTTGGGTCGGCGAGGACAATCCCACGTTCGATTTTAAGGTCGAAGCCCCCGCAGGCGGTTACCGCATCGACGACTTCCGCCTTTACGAGGGCAACTTCGGCGAGGGACAGGAGGTTGCTTTCCAGGTCGGCGGCGACGACGGCAAGCCGGAAGGTTACGTCTATTTCGAGGACGATTTTTCGTGGGTGACCGACGTATACGGCGGAACCGATTACATCGGGACGTATCCTACGCCGCTTACGGCAGAAACCTACTGGAACGGCATAACGGCGGCAAGCCACGGGCAGGAGGCCTATAACGCCCTCGTCGGATCGGGGTGGAAGACCGATGACAACAAACTCAAGGAGCGCGTTTACCTGCGTATCGGCTATGTCAAGATGGGGCGCGGTTCCAATGCGGCGGGTTGCGGCGGAGGCCTGGTAAGCCCGACGCTGGACATCCGGAAAAACCGTGCGGCGGATCTCAAGGTGACTTTTAAATGCTGTATTTACGTCGCTGCCAACGGCACGTGGGACCCCTCGACCATGCAGGTGCGGGTGATCGGTCCGGGTACGGTCAACGACGGTGTGTCGACGGAGAAGGTGCTCGTCATGCAGACCGAAACGCCGGTGCAGTGGGAGGAGAAGACGCTGATCGTCTACGGCGCGACCGACGCCACACAACTGGTCTTCGAATCGGTGGAGGAAACCAAGGCCAACCGCTGGTTTCTGGACGACGTGCGGATCGTCAAGGCGGGCCCGGACGACAAACCTTCGGTAGACCTGATACCGCTGGCGGTTCCTGCGGTGACGTTCGACCAGGATGCCGCTACCGAAAGTTCCGTGAAGTTCACCTGGACCGAGGTCTCGCAGGCCGCGGAGTACGAGTATTCCTACACCTGTCTCAACTGCGGCGAGGTGGTCGCCTCGCGCAGCGGCAAGACGACGGAGCTGTCGGCCGAATTTACCGGACTGATCGCCGGGACTTCGGCCCGCCTGACGGTCCGCGCCCTGCCCGCCGAAGGCGACAAGACCTATAAGGAATCCGCCTGGAGCGATCCCGTCGAGGGCGACGTAAAGTCGTCCGGAGGCGGATTGCCCCAGCTCGCGACGCCTTCCGGCGTGACCGTTTCCGCCAACAGCGCCTATGGTTTCGAGGCTTCCTGGGCCGAGGTGTCCGATGCGACGGATTACACCTATTTCGTGGAACTGCCGAACGGACAGGTGGTCGCTACGGGTAAAACGTGGGAACCCCGCGTACATATCGGCGGGCTGGCCGGGAAGAATTTCGGCAATTACCCCTATTTCAATTTCCGCGTGGTGGCCAACCACATGAACTACAACAGTTCGAAGGTGGAGATTCCGCAGACGTTCCGCTCGTCGGAGCCTTCGGCGGCGGTCCGGGCCGATATCCTTCCTTCGACGGCCACGGTCTACTTCCAGGACGATTTCTCCTGGGCCGATCCCTGGAGCGGCAGTGCCCTGCTGGCGACCAACACCGACTGGATCAACACCTATTGTACGGTGGATACGATGGTGCGCCTCGACCTGCTGGAAAAGGAAGGAACCGTGTCGCTCAACGGCTGGGGTTACGATGCGACCAACAAGAGCGTTTACACCCGTCCGGGGTATATTCACCTCAATTCGTCGTCGGCGTTGGGCAACCTGATCACCCCGGCATTCACCGGCATTACCGGTACGGACGACGTGAAGGTCAGCTTCGACGCCACCTATTTCTTCCAGTATTTCTCCGGTGCGGCCGATACGAACAAGACCCTGACGGCCAGCCTGAAGGGCGCCGGGACCATCGAAGGCGCTTCGGGCGGAATCATTTCGTTCACCTTGTCGCGCGGCAATGCGTGGGAGGGTTTCTCTTTCACGATCACGGGAGCCGATGCTACGACCCGCGTGGTGTTCGCCCCGGCGGTCAAAAGCAAGAACCGCGTGCAGTTCGATAACTTCCGCGCCGAATCGTTAACCCGTTAA
- a CDS encoding S1/P1 nuclease, which yields MKNLKLFLLGLMLCAALPSQAWDRTRHDAIAYIAECNLTPRAKRNIARYLDHSIVYYASWMDKYRDTPEFRNVEHVSYVDAGMQLVDTLRKGKTNCVVELMRAVDRLKDYRNMSDSLVRLNLMYVIHIVGDMHCPSHVKYAGCKSGRADLNGRKMSYHAMWDWGVLDGAHGWSYSEYQQLLDTFSKREKAAMAKGTPREWLHETAVACRVIYDWQRADETYDKQFVLDTYLLPESQLIKASYRLAAVLNELFG from the coding sequence ATGAAAAACCTGAAACTGTTTTTGTTGGGCCTTATGCTCTGCGCGGCGCTGCCGTCGCAGGCATGGGACCGCACACGCCACGACGCCATTGCGTATATCGCCGAATGCAACCTGACGCCCCGGGCGAAGAGGAATATCGCCCGCTACCTCGACCATTCGATCGTTTACTACGCATCGTGGATGGACAAGTACCGCGATACGCCCGAATTTCGAAACGTCGAGCATGTGAGTTATGTGGATGCCGGCATGCAACTGGTCGACACCCTGCGCAAGGGGAAGACCAATTGCGTCGTCGAACTGATGCGCGCCGTCGACCGGCTGAAAGACTACCGGAATATGAGCGATTCGCTCGTGCGGCTGAACCTGATGTATGTGATCCACATCGTGGGTGACATGCACTGTCCCTCGCATGTCAAATACGCCGGTTGCAAGAGCGGCCGCGCGGACCTCAACGGCAGGAAGATGTCCTACCATGCGATGTGGGACTGGGGTGTGCTGGACGGGGCCCACGGCTGGAGTTACAGCGAGTATCAACAGTTGCTGGACACCTTCTCCAAGCGCGAGAAAGCCGCCATGGCCAAGGGTACGCCCCGCGAATGGCTGCATGAAACCGCCGTCGCGTGCCGGGTGATCTACGACTGGCAGCGGGCCGACGAGACCTACGACAAGCAGTTCGTGCTGGACACCTACCTGCTGCCCGAAAGCCAGTTGATCAAGGCCTCGTACCGCCTGGCTGCGGTGCTCAACGAATTGTTCGGTTAG
- a CDS encoding PL29 family lyase N-terminal domain-containing protein, whose product MKKLFVICSWALLLGGCKSESGASDPDGDKPVPPPSAELLQKIEDLNAGLVSLKTLAGAVSQSEVRSLAETEDGVRLTFCDGTEVTVACNAAAEAPLIGIAVDGDAYYWTLAAEKDIPWLKDAAGAKMPVSGPVPVVGRDDKGFWTVTTDAAVTPWQIGDGSGNPVEATGDEQVELFRSVKAGNGRVEIALTDGGTLSAAQVNDLSVAGTANCYVVSAPGTYVFNARVRGNGAGEGVGFEPAIEMADGMTADWLWTDSEGLVSGVALDTTSGDIFLTVGEGRGNALVALMQDGKVVWSWHVWVTDAPQTMTYGNGTVFMDRNLGAAGTTAGGTDAYGMYYQWGRKDPFYGGEKTETSANAFLEAKNGTVVNPAYPALDWAFSKSATTTDGAAANPMTFYNDKVGTGYNWLASPNATLWGEAKTLNDPCPPGYRVPETGAWEDLISGRQYIDGVSVWDGTNYGMTYTHGGQTAWYPAQGYRNYSSGAIVGLRSSTGGSGAYWSAETSSVKSYYLFFRSKLSSSGSINNELDMNRSYGYTVRCCKE is encoded by the coding sequence ATGAAAAAATTATTTGTGATCTGCTCCTGGGCGCTGCTTCTCGGCGGCTGCAAGAGCGAATCCGGGGCTTCGGACCCGGATGGAGACAAACCTGTTCCCCCCCCCTCGGCCGAACTGTTGCAAAAGATCGAAGACCTGAATGCGGGCCTGGTCTCGCTGAAGACGCTGGCCGGAGCCGTGTCGCAGTCGGAAGTGCGGTCGCTGGCCGAGACGGAGGACGGCGTGCGCCTTACGTTCTGCGACGGGACCGAAGTGACGGTAGCCTGCAATGCGGCGGCGGAAGCGCCGCTGATCGGCATTGCGGTCGATGGGGATGCGTATTACTGGACACTCGCCGCGGAAAAGGATATTCCCTGGCTGAAAGATGCCGCCGGAGCGAAAATGCCTGTTTCGGGGCCTGTCCCCGTCGTGGGGCGCGATGATAAAGGTTTCTGGACCGTGACGACGGACGCCGCCGTGACGCCGTGGCAGATCGGGGACGGCTCCGGAAATCCGGTCGAAGCCACGGGCGACGAGCAGGTGGAGTTGTTTCGGTCGGTAAAGGCCGGAAACGGCCGGGTGGAAATCGCGCTGACGGACGGCGGGACTCTTTCGGCGGCGCAGGTCAACGACTTGAGCGTTGCGGGGACGGCCAACTGCTATGTGGTTTCGGCGCCCGGAACGTATGTTTTCAATGCCCGGGTACGCGGAAACGGAGCCGGCGAAGGGGTCGGATTCGAGCCGGCGATCGAGATGGCGGACGGCATGACGGCCGACTGGCTGTGGACCGACTCCGAAGGACTCGTTTCGGGAGTCGCCCTCGACACGACCTCCGGCGATATTTTCCTCACGGTCGGCGAAGGCAGGGGCAACGCGCTGGTCGCCCTGATGCAGGACGGAAAGGTCGTCTGGAGCTGGCATGTCTGGGTGACCGACGCTCCGCAGACGATGACCTACGGGAACGGGACGGTCTTCATGGACCGCAACCTGGGCGCCGCAGGTACGACCGCAGGCGGTACGGACGCTTACGGCATGTATTACCAGTGGGGGCGCAAGGACCCGTTCTACGGGGGCGAGAAAACGGAAACTTCGGCCAATGCGTTCCTCGAAGCAAAGAACGGCACGGTGGTGAATCCCGCTTATCCGGCGCTGGACTGGGCTTTCAGCAAGAGTGCGACGACGACCGACGGGGCTGCCGCCAATCCCATGACGTTCTACAACGATAAGGTCGGAACCGGCTATAACTGGCTTGCGTCGCCGAACGCGACATTGTGGGGTGAGGCCAAAACGCTCAACGACCCCTGCCCGCCGGGGTACAGGGTTCCTGAAACCGGTGCATGGGAGGATTTGATTTCGGGACGTCAGTACATCGACGGCGTTTCGGTATGGGACGGAACGAACTACGGTATGACCTATACCCACGGGGGACAGACGGCCTGGTATCCGGCGCAGGGCTATCGCAATTACAGTTCGGGCGCCATCGTGGGGCTGCGCAGCTCGACCGGCGGTTCGGGCGCTTACTGGTCGGCGGAAACCTCTTCGGTCAAATCCTATTACCTCTTCTTCCGCAGCAAACTGTCGAGCAGCGGTTCGATCAATAATGAACTGGACATGAACCGGTCTTACGGCTATACGGTGCGTTGCTGCAAGGAGTGA